Genomic DNA from Helicobacter pylori NQ4053:
ACCTCATTTTTAGCGTTGAAAACTTTTAGAATGAGGGCGTTTTGGTGTCTGGCTAAAGGTTTGTTGTCAAAAATCAAATCTTTAGAATAATCAAATTGAATGTTGCGTTGGTTAGCGAGTTTTAAAACTTTATTCTCAAACGCTTCATGCAATAAGGCTTTTTTGGTTGTTATATCTAATTCGTTAGCATAAATACCATGCAAGCCAATTAAAACCGCCTCATCGCTCAAATGCCCTTTACCGGTTAAAGCCAATGAGCCATGCAAGGTGATTTGAACGCGTTCAACCTGCTCTAAAACGCCTTTTAACGACTCGCAAAATCTCGCCCCAGCTTCCATAGGCCCTATGGTGTGTGAAGAGCTAGGCCCAACGCCGATTTTAAAAATGGATAAAATAGAAAAACTAGCCATTAAAATAGTCCTAAAAACACGCTCAAAGCCGTCAAGCTCCCAAAGACAAACACAAAAATATCCACTTTGAAGTTTCTAAAACGCTTCAAACTAGAAACGCTATAAAAAGCTATCATGGGCATCACAAACAGAATGAGCGCGATAATGGGGCCGCCTAAATTTTCAATAAAATCCAAGATATTGGGGTTGATATAAGCCACCAGCGTGATAGTCAGCCATAAAAAAATCGTTACGCTCACGCTCAGGGTTTTAGAAGCTTTTTTCAACTTTAAACTTTGAATGATAATGCCTTCTAAACCTTCCTTAGCCCCATAATAATGCCCAAAAAAAGATGAAAAAATCGCTAAAAAAGCCACCACAGGCCCCGCATAATTGATTAAAGGGTTGTTTAGAGTGTTAGCAAAATAGCTTAAAATGGGGATATTTTGTTCCCTTGCTTTCACAAAATCATCAGCACTCAAGCACATGACGCACGAAAACACAAAAAACATCACAAACCCTAAAAGCATCAGCGATGTCCCTAATTCAATTTGATTGAGTTTATACTCTTTGAAAGCGCCGTATTCTTTTCCCACGTTTTGAGTGAAGGTTGAAATAATGGGGCTATGGTTGAATGAAAACACAAGCACCGGTAAGGTTAGCCAAATCGCTAACACAAATTCTTTAAAACTCGGCACCACAAAAAGATTAGCACCTTGCCAATAAGGGATAAGATACAAAGAAAAAAGCAATAAAATCAAGCATAAAGGATACACTAAAGCGTTACAAATGTGCGTCACAATCGTAGTGTTAAAAACCATCACCAACATCATTAAAGAGACTAATACCACAGCCAGTAAGCCCCGATGCAAAGGCGCTAAATGCAACTGGTTAGTGAAAAAGTTATCAAACACGTTAGTGATGCCCACCCCATAAGCCAAACAGATAGGATAAATCGCCAAGAAATAAAGCAAAGTGATAAGAAAACCCCATTGAGGGCCAAAATGAGAGCGAACGACCATGGTAATGTCTTCTTTATCTTTAGATCCTATGAAATAAGCTAAAGCTCTATGCCCCAGATAAGTTAAAGGGAAGATGATCGCGCTCATCACCATAATAGCCCATACCCCATGCCCACCGGCTCTAATAGGCAAAAATAAAATCCCAGCCCCCACCGCCGTGCCAAATAAGGACGCCATCCAACGCAAATCAAACAAATTGAGTTTTTTAGGATCTCTTAGAACCGCTTTTTCTTGTGCCATGCTATTAAACCGCCCTTGTATCGTGTTAAAGAGCTTTCATTGTAGCATAAAGCTTTTTATGATTGGGGTTTTTTGAGATTAAGGGGTGGTTTTGGGTGTGCATTTATTTTCTAAAATCCACGATTTAACCCGCACAAGCTATAATAACGCTTAAAAAAAGATTAATAAAGGATTATAGAAATGTCAAACACAACTTGGTCGCCCACTTCATGGCATTCTTTTAAGATAGAGCAACACCCCACTTACAAAGACAAGCAAGAATTAGAAAGGGTCAAAAAAGAATTGCACTCCTATCCTCCTTTAGTGTTTGCTGGCGAAGCGAGGAACTTGCAAGAGCGCTTAGCCCAAGCCATTGACAATAAGGCGTTTTTGTTGCAAGGGGGCGATTGCGCGGAGTCGTTTTCTCAATTTAGCGCTAACCGGATTAGAGACATGTTTAAAGTGGTGATGCAAATGGCGATTGTCTTAACTTTTGCTGGCTCTATACCGATCGTGAAAGTGGGGCGCATTGCCGGGCAATTTGCCAAGCCTCGCTCCAATGCGACTGAAATACTGGATAATGAAGAAGTGTTGAGTTACAGAGGGGATATTATCAATGGGATTTCCAAAAAAGAAAGAGAGCCAAAGCCTGAAAGAATGCTTAAAGCCTACCATCAAAGCGTAGCGACTTTAAACCTTATCAGAGCTTTTGCCCAAGGCGGGTTAGCGGATTTAGAACAAGTGCATCGTTTCAATTTGGATTTTGTCAAAAACAACGACTTTGGGCAAAAATACCAGCAAATCGCTGACCGGATCACGCAAGCTTTAGGGTTTATGCGAGCATGCGGAGTGGAGATAGAGCGAACGCCTATTCTTAGGGAAGTGGAATTTTACACCAGCCACGAAGCGTTACTGCTCCATTATGAAGAGCCTTTGGTGCGTAAGGATAGTTTGACTAACCAGTTTTATGATTGCTCCGCGCACATGCTGTGGATTGGCGAAAGGACAAGAGACCCTAGGGGCGCGCATGTGGAGTTTTTAAGGGGGGTTTGTAACCCTATTGGCGTGAAAATCGGGCCTAATGCGAGTATAAGCGAAGTGTTAGAATTGTGCGATGTTTTAAACCCGCACAACCTTAAAGGGCGTTTGAATTTGATCGTGCGCATGGGTTCTAAGATGATTAAAGAGCGTTTGCCTAAGCTTTTACAAGGGGTGTTGAAAGAAAAACGCCATATTTTATGGAGCATTGATCCCATGCATGGCAACACGGTTAAAACCAGTTTGGGGGTTAAAACAAGGGCTTTTGATAGCGTGTTAGATGAAGTGAAAAGCTTTTTTGAAATCCATAGGGCTGAAGGGAGTTTGGCTTCAGGGGTTCATTTGGAAATGACGGGTGAAAATGTTACAGAATGTATCGGTGGCTCGCAAGCGATCACTGAAGAGGGTTTGAGCTGCCATTACTATACGCAATGCGATCCAAGACTAAACGCCACTCAAGCCCTAGAGCTCGCTTTTTTAATCGCTGACATGCTTAAAAAACAACGATCTTAGTTAAAAAGAGATTAATCTTTTTTTAACTCTTTTTCTTTATAATTATCGTAAGCATTTTAATATTCAAAGGAGCTTGAAATGAGAATTTCTCTTTTAGCTGTAATTTTAGCGTTATTGTTTGTGGCTTGCCACGAAACTAAAAAACAAATCTTACAAAACGAAGCCGATAGCACCCCTTCAGAAAAAACCATTTGGCAACCTGAACAAAAATAAAAATTGTAAAAATACTCAAAAGCGTTTTTAAAATAACACAATCAAAAAGCTAGCGAGTGGTGGTTTTTTGTAGTGCGATCTTAGGTTGTAGGGGGAATGATTTCAAAACACTCCCTATCCCTTATGAAGTTTTACATCAAACTAAAACGGAATTTAAAAAACAAGTTTTTAAAAAAAAATAAGAGAATGGCTAAAAAGCCTCAAATTAAAGTGGGCGAAAGCTAGAGAGTTAAACTACAAACTCTCTAAAACCTTTTGAGCATGCCCTTTCGCTTTGACATTGTAGAAGCATTTTTCTAAAACGCCTTGCGTGTTGATAATGAAAGTGGAGCGGATAATCCCCAAATGCTCCTTCCCATAAAGCATGCGTTTGCCATAAGCTTTGTAAAGATTGGCGGCTTTTTTATCTTCATCGCAGAGCAAAATCACATTCAAAGAGCATTGGCTGATAAATTTTTGATGCGATTGCGCGTTATCAGGGCTTACGCCTACGACAACAGCGTTTTTCTTTTCAAATTCACTAAACAGAGTGCTAAAGTCTTTGGCTTCTAAAGTGCATCCGGGGGTGTTGTCTTTAGGGTAGAAATACAATACCACTTTTTTATGGAGCAAATCTTTTAAAGAAATTTCCACGCCATCGCTGTTTTTCAATTTAAAATCAGGGGCTAATTGCCCTACTTCTAATTTTTCCATTCTTATCCTTTAATAGAAAATGACAGCGACTTTTTGAGGCCCATGCACCCCAAAAACGGTTTTTAATTCAATATCGGCTGTCCGGCTAGGCCCGCCAATAAGGAGCATGTTTGTGGGCAATACGCCGTTTTGGCTTTGATTTTTTAAAGCTTGCACGCCTTCGCTTAAATTGCGCACAATGGATTCTTTTTTCAATAAAATGATGCAATTAAGGGTGATGAGCGAAAGCAATCGTGGGCTTGCATGCGAAGAAACCGCCCCAATCATGCCCAAGCTTGAAATCCCACAAACCCCATGCAATAAAGCCGTATCAATCTCAAACAATTCTTCACGCATCGCTTCAATTTCTTTGTCATAGGGCTGTAAAGTGAAATCCTTAAACGCTTCAAAATTCAAATTTAAATCCGTAGAGTGTAAGACTTTTTTGCTTTGAAAATTTTCTAAAGCCTTTAAAATGGCTTGTTCTAAATTTTCTTTAGCGCTTTCAATGACTTCAGCTTTATTCAACACCTGGAAATGCTTGTATTCTTCCACCAAGTCTTCAAACTCCACTTTAATGATATTTCTATAAACAGGGTTTGCTCCCTGAATGGCATGCTTGGCTCTGGCTTCTTTAATGCGCTTTAAAATAAGCTCTTTACTCATAAATCACCCCTTCTAAGTGTTGGACTTTGGCATGCAAACTCGTGTCCATATTGGGTAAGGTCCTAACACTCGCCCACTCTTTGACTAAAGGCAGTATGGGGGCTAAAAGCTTGCCTAAAGGCGAGAAAAATTGAGCCATTTTCAATTGGAAACGCCACTTAGCCCCATCGCTTGCCATTTTGGCAAACATTTTCATAGAGAATTTTTCCATCCCGCTGTGTTGGGTACTTTTAGCCCCCTTAACTACGCCTCTGCCCTCGCCCACTTTATCGGCTCGTAAATCTCTAATGAGTTCTGCTAAAGGGATTTCTACAGGGCATACTTCAGTGCAACGCCCGCAAAGGCTGCACAAATTAGGGATATGCCCGTAATTATTCAAGCCAAAGAGTTGGGGGGATACCACCACGCCTATAGGGCCAGGATAAGTGGAAAGATAGGCATGCCCACCGATTTTATCATACACAGGGCAGTGGTTCAAACAAGTTCCGCAACGGATGCATGAAAGAGCACGGTAATACTTTTCATCAGCCAAAATATTGGAGCGGTTGTTGTCTAATAAAATGATGTGGGCTTCTTTAGGGCCGTCTAAATCGCCCTCTTTTCTGGGGCCTGTGATAATGTTTTGATAGCAAGTGATAGGCACACCCACAGCGCTTGGGGCGAGCAAATTGTTTAAAATCGCCGCATCATCAAAGCTTTCTACTAATTTTTCAATCCCACAAATTGCGACATGCACATCGCATGCGGTGGTGCTCATTCTCCCATTACCCTCATTTTCCACTAACCAGATCGCTCCCTCATTAGCGATAGCGAAATTAACCCCACTGATCCCCATTTTAAAGCTTTCAAATTCTTTGCGCATGTGTTTTCTGGCGATCGCATTGAGCTTTTCAGGCTCTTCTTCATAAGCGGCGTTGAGTTTTTCTTCAAAAATCTTACCGATTTGCTTGCGGTTTTTATGGATAGCTGGCACGACGATATGCACAGGGTGTTCATTGATGAGTTGGATAATCAATTCGCCCAGATCCGTTTCTTGCGCTTGAATGCCCTTTTCTTTCAAGTAATGGTTCAAGCCAATTTCTTCGCTCGCCATGGATTTTTGTTTTAAAATGCGATTGATATTCTTTTCTTTAGCGAGGTTGTAAATGATTTCATTGGCTTCATCGCCGTCTTTAGCGTAATGGATTTTAAAGCCGTTTTGAGTGGCGTTTTTTTCAAACAATTCCAAATATTCATCAAGCCTGGATAGAATTTTAAGCTTGACTTCTTTGCCCAATTCCCTTAAATTTTCCCATTCGCTGTAACGATTTTTAATCAGATTCTTACGATTAGCCCTTAAGGTATCCATTGCCGAACGCAAATTTTCCCTTAATTGCATATCGCCTAATTGGTCGGTGATGATTTCTTCGTATTCTTGGTCGCTATGATATTTTTCCATGATCATTCCTTAAAATAATTCTTTAACGTTAAAGCCCAAGCCTTGAGGCTAAAAAGTCATAAAAATGCATGGGTTTTGTCAAAGAGCCCATTTTTTGCATAGCGGTGCTGATATTCATCAAACACCCAGCATCCGCTGAAACAATCACATCCACATGACGGCTCTCTATATCTTTAATCTTTTCTTTAACCATAACCGCTGAAATTTCAGGTTCTTTAACCGAAAAAGTCCCCCCAAACCCGCAGCATTCTTCTTCTTTTTCCAATTCAATGAGTTCCACGTTTTTAAGCTGTCTGATGAGGTTTTTCGCCGAGTCAATCACTTTAGCCACCCTTAAGGCATGGCAATTAGAATGCCATGTGATTTTAAGGGGTTCGCCCTTATCTTCATACTTGACTTGCAATTTTTTATCCAAAAATTCGCTCAATTCATACACCCTAGAGCAAAAATCTTTAACCATGTTGAATTCCGCATGCCCTTCAAACAATTCCAAATAATCATGCCGCATCATCCCTGTGCATGAACCGCTAGGCAAGATAATAGGGTAGTCGTTATTGGAATAAAGCTTGATATTGTATAAAACGACTTTTTTTGTCTCTTCATAATACCCTGAGTTGTAGCTTGGCTGGCCGCAACATGTCTGGTCTTTTTTAAAAACCACTTCCAAATTTTCCTTGCGGAGTAATTTGATAGCGTTAAGCGATGCGTTGCTATAAATGGCTGCTCCTAGACAAGTAGCAAAGAAATTGACTTTCAAAGAAGGCTCCTTAAAATTCCAAATTAAGAGTTTCAAACACAATATAATACTCAAAATTAGTAAGATTGTAACCACAAGTTGATAAACCCACTCGCTCAAATATTGTTACTAAAATAAACCACAAACCCATTAAATTTGACTTAATATTAAATGCTACTTAAAATTAGTTTTTTCTTTTAAGTAAGATAAAAAATACTTTTAATTATTCAAGGAAAATTTATGGAATTTTATCAAGTCTATGACCCATTAGGCCATATTTGGTTGAGCGCTTTAGTCGCACTTTCGCCTATTGCGCTCTTTTTTATTTCTCTTATTGTCTTTAAACTTAAGGGGTATAGCGCTGGGTTTTTAAGCTTATTGCTTTCAATCCTTATTGCGTTATTTGTGTATAAAATGCCCGCTCAAATGGTGAGCGCGAGTTTTTTCTATGGCTTTCTTTATGGCTTGTGGCCGATCGCATGGATTGTGATCGCTGCGATTTTTCTTTACAACCTTTCAGTGAAATCCGGGTATTTTGAGATTTTAAAAGAAAGCATTTTAACCCTAACTCCGGATCACCGGATTTTAGTGATTTTGATCGGGTTTTGTTTTGGCTCGTTTTTAGAAGGAGCGATTGGTTTTGGAGGCCCGGTAGCTATCACAGCGGCGATTTTAGTCGGCCTTGGGCTAAACCCCTTATACGCTGCCGGGTTGTGCCTGATCGCTAACACCGCTCCTGTAGCTTTTGGCGCGGTGGGTATTCCTATTACGGCAATGGCTAGCGTGGTGGGTATTCCTGAATTAGAGATTTCTCAAATGGTAGGCAGGGTGTTACCCATTTTTTCCATTGGTATTCCTTTTTTCATCGTGTTTTTAATGGATGGTTTTAGAGGGATTAGAGAGACTTTTCCTGCAGTGGCCGTTACCGGGTTTAGTTTCGCTATTGCGCAATTTTTAAGCTCTAATTATCTAGGGCCGCAGCTTCCGGATATTATTTCAGCTTTAGTGTCATTGATTGCTACCACTTTGTTTTTAAAATTCTGGCAGCCCAAGCGCATTTTCACCAGCAATGGCAAAGAGCCCACGATGAACACAGAAAAACACCATATTTGTAAGGTGGTTGTGGCGTGGATGCCTTTTGTGTTGCTCACCATTACGATCATCATATGGACGCAACCCTGGTTTAAAGCGCTCTTTAAAGAAGGCGGGGCTTTGGCGTTTTCTAGCTTTGCGTTTGAATTTAATTCTATCAGTCAAAAGATTTTCAAAACCGTTCCCATTGTTACTGAAGCGACCAATTTTCCTGTCGTGTTCAAACTCCCTTTGATTTTAACGACAGGCACTTCCATTTTTTTAGCCGCCCTTTTAAGCGTGTTTTTGTTGCGCGTGAAAATCAGCGATGCGATAGGAGTGTTTGGGGCCACTTTAAAAGAAATGCGTTTGCCGATTTTAACCATTGGCGTGGTTTTAGCGTTCGCGTATGTGGCTAATTATAGCGGCATGAGTGCTACGCTCGCTTTAGCGTTAGCGGATACCGGGCATGTTTTCACTTTCTTTTCGCCTGTGGTAGGCTGGCTTGGGGTGTTTTTAACCGGAAGCGATACGAGTTCTAATCTTTTATTTGGATCTTTACAAATGCTCATCGCTACACAGCTTGGCTTGCCTGAAGTGCTTTTTTTAGCGGCCAACACTTCAGGGGGCGTTGTGGGCAAAATGATAAGCCCTCAAAGTATCGCTATCGCTTGTGCGGCGGTGGGGTTAGTGGGGAAAGAGAGCGAATTGTTCAGATTTACGGTAAAATACTCCGTCGCTTTGGCGATCATTATGGGGATTGTCTTCACTCTTATTGCTTATGTCTTCCCCTTTATTATCCCCATCATTCCTAAATAAGGGGGTTTTTAAAGAGAACTAGCGCTAAGAGAATATTTTTAAAAAGGGATTTTTTAGTGCTAGAATTTCATCAAATTTATGACCCTTTGGGTAATATTTGGCTGAGCGCTCTTGTGGCCTTATTGCCGATTTTGTTATTTTTCTTATCTTTAATGGTTTTTAAACTCAAAGGTTATGTGGCGGCCTTTTTGAGCGTGGTTCTGTCAGCCGTTATTGCGGTTTTGGTGTATAAAATGCCTGTTAGCATGGTAGGTTCAAGCTTTCTTTATGGCTTTCTCTATGGCTTATGGCCGATCGCATGGATTATTATTGCGGCGATTTTTTTATACAAACTCAGCGTTAAATCCGGCTATTTTGAAATTTTAAAAGAAAGCGTCCAGTCCATCACTTTAGATCACAGGATTTTAGTGATTTTGATTGGCTTTTGTTTTGGCTCGTTTTTAGAAGGGGCGATCGGCTTTGGAGGGCCTATTGCCATCACCGCAGCGATCTTAGTGGGGTTAGGGTTAAGCCCTTTATATTCTGCCGGGTTATGCCTAATCGCTAACACCGCTCCTGTGGCTTTTGGCGCGGTGGGTATCCCTATAAGCGCTATGGCGAGCGCGGTAGGGGTGCCAGCGATTTTAATTTCAGCCATGACGGGTAAAATCCTCTTTTTTGTGAGCTTGTTAGTGCCGTTTTTTATTGTGTTTTTAATGGATGGCTTTAAGGGGATTAAAGAGACTTTTCCGGCCGTTTTTATTGCGGCTTTTTCTTTCGCTGGCGCGCAATTTTTAAGCTCTAATTATTTAGGGCCAGAATTGCCTGGTATTATTTCAGCCCTTGTTTCACTGGTTGCAACGGCACTCTTTTTGAAATTTTGGCAGCCTAAAGTCATTTTTAGAAGCGATGGCAAAGCGGCTTCATTCACTAAGAGTAACCATCATATCTGTAAGGTTTATGTCGCTTGGTCTCCTTTTGTGATTTTGGTTTTAGTGATTGTGTTATGGATACAGCCTTTTTTTAAAGCTTTATTTGAAAAAGACGGCTTGTTAGCTTTTTCTAATTTTTATTTTGAGTTCAATAACATCAGCAACCACATCTTTAAAAGCCCGCCTTTTGTAGAAGCCAATCAAAGCGTGAGTTTTCCGGTGGTGTTTAAATTTTTCTTAATCAACACGGTTGGCACTTCCATTTTTTTAGCCGCTCTTGTTAGCATGCTCGTTTTAAGGGTGCGAGTGAGCGATGCAGTGAGCGTTTTTGGCGAGACTTTAAAAGAAATGCGCTACCCCATTCTCACTATTGGTTTAGTCTTAAGCTTTGCCTATGTGTCTAATTACAGCGGGATTTCTTCCACTCTAGCCTTAGCGCTCACCCATACGGGTTTGGCTTTTACTTTTTTCTCGCCCTTGATCGGATGGGTAGGCGTGTTTTTAACCGGGAGCGATACAAGTTCTAATCTTTTATTTGGCTCTTTACAGCAACTCACCGCCCAACGATTGCACCTCCCTGAGGTTTTAACCCTGACGGCTAATACCGTGGGTGGGACTTTGGGCAAGATGATAAGCCCTCAAAGCATCGCTATCGCTTGCGCGGCAGTGGGATTAGCCGGGAAAGAGAGCGATTTATTCAAATTCACGGTTAAATACTCCCTTATTTTTGTAGCGATCATGGGAGTCGTGATTAGCGCGATTGCGTATTTGATCCCTGAAGTGGTGCCTGCGATAAAGTAGAGCCATTTTAGATTTAGCAGGGTTTAACCCCCAAATAAATTTTTTTGTTTTAAAAAATTCAAGATTTTAAGCGTCATAGAGCTTATGGGTAAGGTCTCTAAGTCTTTAAGGCTATAAAAACGAACGGGATTTTTTAGATCCTTTATTGCAGCTGAATAGAGGTTTAAATTGAGCTTGAATTTAGTGTGGCTGTGTTTGATAGCGCCTAAAAAGGGGAGCTTGTATTCTAAATTTTCTTTGAGATTAGGGAAATGGTGCATCCCAAAATAGAGTTTTTGCTCTATTTTTTCTAAAGCGATTTGGTTATTTTGGATCACAACGCCCAAGTAACGCTCTTCTTGAATGATCTCTTGTTTTTTCTTAAGCGTGTGTTTTTCTAGGTGGTTTTTACCCAAACAATAAGGATTGAAAGGGCAAATCGCGCATTTGGGTTTAGGGGAGCAGATTAAAGCCCCTAGATCAATTAAGGCTTGGTTGTGATTAAAGCTTTCATTAGGATTGAGGAAATCGTTCGCCTTAATTTGTAAGTCTTTAGCTTGGATATTAGGATCCAAACCAAAAAGCCTTAAAAGCACTCGTTTGATATTAGCATCCACGCATGCGCTCTTTTCTCTAAAACCAAAACATAAAATCGCATTAGCCGTGTATGCGCCAATCCCGGGGAGTTTCAGTAGGCTTTGATAGTCATTGGGTAGTTGTGAGTGGTGTTCTTTCACGCAAATTTCAGCGCTTTTTTTTAAATTTTTAGCCCTTGAATAATAGCCAAGCCCTCTCCAAAGCAATAAAACCTCCTCTAATTGAGCGTTCGCTAAGTCTTTTAAAGTGGGGAAAGCTTCTAAAAAAGGGGAATAAAAACGCTCAACCACCGTGCTGATTTGGGTTTGTTGGCTCATCACTTCGCTGATATAGACTTCATAGGGAGCGTTAATGCCCTTTAAATTCCTAAAGGGTAAATCCTTTCGCCCAAATTCTTCATACCATTTTAAAAGGGCGTTGTGTAAAGTTTCCAACTACAACCACCTATAAGCGATGAATTTAACCCAAGGTGCGCACACGCTTAAAAACACGATTAAATACACAAAGCCAAAAATAAACCCTAATTTCCAAAAATCCTTGCTTGGAATATACCCGCTCCCGTAATAAATGGTGGATGGGCCTGTGCCATAGGGGGTTAAAATCCCCATAATCCCTAAAGAAAGCATTAAAAACAAGCTCAATTCTTGCAAATTGACCCCTTGAATATGCGAACCAATCCCTACAAAAAGTGCGAATAACGCGCTCACATGAGCGGTGATGCTAGCGAAAAAATAGTGCGACAGATAGAATAAGGCTACAATAAACAATACCGCTATTAACGGATCCAAGTGAGCATGCTCTAAAAAATTTTGGGCCGCATTGCCAATAAAATTTAAAAAACCCACATTTTTAAGCCCGCCAGCCATCGTGAGTAGCGATCCCAGTAATAAAAAAATATTGAACGCGCTCTTGTTTTTAATGATGTCTTCATAGCTTACGATCTTACAAAACGCCATTAACACCATGGTAATCAAAGCCGTCGCGCTCGCATGCAAGCCTAAAGGTTTGCCAAAAATCCAACCCAGTAAAGCCAATAAAGTGAGGCTGAGCATTAAAATTTCTTTTAAAGAAAACCTCCCCATGCTTTCTAACTCTTTTTTAGCCCACAAACTCACTTCTTTTGAGCCTTTTAAGGTGGGTTTGCAGGTTTTATACGCCAATAAAGGCACAAGCAAGATCAAAACCACCCCACAAGGCAAGAACGCTAAAAACCACGAAAACCATGAGATTTCATTCACCCCCATTTTGGTAGCGATTTCCATTGCTAAGGGGTTAGGAGCGAGCGCGGTTAAAAACATGGACGAAGTGATGCAAGTTGAAGCCAAAGCGACCCACATCAAATACGCGCCGATTTTGTTAGGGTTATTGTTTGGGGTAGAACCCATTAAGGGCGGGATAGAAGAAACTATGGGATAGAGTATGCCCCCACTTCTAGCGGAGTTGCTAGGGATAAAGGGGGCTAGACACAATTCGCTCAAGCTGATCGCATAGCCCAAACCTAAAGGGGTTTGCCCTAAAAACCTAATCAGTAAAAGAGCGATCCGTTTCCCTAACAAGCTTTTTTCATACCCTAAACCCAAAATAAAAGCGACAAACACAAGCCACACCGTTTTATTCGCATACCCGCTCAAACCCCACGAAATGGCTTTATTAGCGCTCGCTACTTCACTGCTCGCCCCAATTTTTAACGCTATACACAACACTAACGCGCTCAACGCTATCAAACCTGATGGCACCGGCTCTAAAATTAGCCCTATAATCATGCCCATGAAAATACAAAAATAAAGCCATGCGTTAGGGTTTAGCCCATCCGGTGCGCCTAAAAAATACAATAATGCTGCGATGAGAAAAGGGGCAAAGATTGAGAGGGTTTGTTTAATCATAGTGTAGCCTTTAGCCAAAGATAGTAATAATTTGGCTTAAAAATGTCATTCAAATGGGATTGAGTTATTACAATATTACAGAAAAAGATTAAAAATTAAGCTTTTTGAAAAAGATAAAACTTTATAATTATGTTTATCTTTGTTGAATTTACTACAAATAGGAGTATTGCATGCAAGAAAATGTGCCTTTGAGTTATGATTATTCCATTAGCAAATTGTTTCTTTATGCGATGGTTGCCTTTGGGATAATAGGCATGTTAATAGGGATCGTGTTAGCCTTTGAATTGTCTTTCCCTAACTTGAATTACATTGCAGGGGAGTATGGCGTTTTTGGCCGCTTGCGCCCCTTACACACGAATGCGGTGATTTATGGTTTCACTCTTGGGGGGATTTGGGCGAGTTGGTATTATATCGGTCAAAGGGTGCTTAAAATCACTTACCACCAACACCCCTTTTTGAAAATTGTAGGGTTATTGCATTTTTGGCTCTGGATTATTCTTTTAATTCTAGGGGTTATTAGCTTGTTTGCTGGTCTTACTCAATCTAAAGAATACGCTGAATTGATGTGGCCTTTAGATATTATTGTGGTTGTGGCATGGGTGCTGTGGGGGGTTAATATGTTTGGGAGCATGAGCGTTAGGAGGGAGAATACCATTTATGTGTCTTTATGGTATTACATCGCTACTTATGTGGGTATAGCGGTGATGTATATTTTCAATAACCTTTCTGTCCCCACCTATTTTGTCGCTGATATGGGGAGTGTTTGGCATTCTATTTCTATGTATTCAGGCAGTAATGATGCGCTCATTCAATGGTGGTGGGGGCATAATGCGGTCGCTTTTGTCTTTACGAGTGGGGTGATTGGCACGATTTATTATTTC
This window encodes:
- a CDS encoding L-lactate permease, whose amino-acid sequence is MEFYQVYDPLGHIWLSALVALSPIALFFISLIVFKLKGYSAGFLSLLLSILIALFVYKMPAQMVSASFFYGFLYGLWPIAWIVIAAIFLYNLSVKSGYFEILKESILTLTPDHRILVILIGFCFGSFLEGAIGFGGPVAITAAILVGLGLNPLYAAGLCLIANTAPVAFGAVGIPITAMASVVGIPELEISQMVGRVLPIFSIGIPFFIVFLMDGFRGIRETFPAVAVTGFSFAIAQFLSSNYLGPQLPDIISALVSLIATTLFLKFWQPKRIFTSNGKEPTMNTEKHHICKVVVAWMPFVLLTITIIIWTQPWFKALFKEGGALAFSSFAFEFNSISQKIFKTVPIVTEATNFPVVFKLPLILTTGTSIFLAALLSVFLLRVKISDAIGVFGATLKEMRLPILTIGVVLAFAYVANYSGMSATLALALADTGHVFTFFSPVVGWLGVFLTGSDTSSNLLFGSLQMLIATQLGLPEVLFLAANTSGGVVGKMISPQSIAIACAAVGLVGKESELFRFTVKYSVALAIIMGIVFTLIAYVFPFIIPIIPK
- a CDS encoding L-lactate permease translates to MLEFHQIYDPLGNIWLSALVALLPILLFFLSLMVFKLKGYVAAFLSVVLSAVIAVLVYKMPVSMVGSSFLYGFLYGLWPIAWIIIAAIFLYKLSVKSGYFEILKESVQSITLDHRILVILIGFCFGSFLEGAIGFGGPIAITAAILVGLGLSPLYSAGLCLIANTAPVAFGAVGIPISAMASAVGVPAILISAMTGKILFFVSLLVPFFIVFLMDGFKGIKETFPAVFIAAFSFAGAQFLSSNYLGPELPGIISALVSLVATALFLKFWQPKVIFRSDGKAASFTKSNHHICKVYVAWSPFVILVLVIVLWIQPFFKALFEKDGLLAFSNFYFEFNNISNHIFKSPPFVEANQSVSFPVVFKFFLINTVGTSIFLAALVSMLVLRVRVSDAVSVFGETLKEMRYPILTIGLVLSFAYVSNYSGISSTLALALTHTGLAFTFFSPLIGWVGVFLTGSDTSSNLLFGSLQQLTAQRLHLPEVLTLTANTVGGTLGKMISPQSIAIACAAVGLAGKESDLFKFTVKYSLIFVAIMGVVISAIAYLIPEVVPAIK
- a CDS encoding adenine-specific DNA glycosylase produces the protein METLHNALLKWYEEFGRKDLPFRNLKGINAPYEVYISEVMSQQTQISTVVERFYSPFLEAFPTLKDLANAQLEEVLLLWRGLGYYSRAKNLKKSAEICVKEHHSQLPNDYQSLLKLPGIGAYTANAILCFGFREKSACVDANIKRVLLRLFGLDPNIQAKDLQIKANDFLNPNESFNHNQALIDLGALICSPKPKCAICPFNPYCLGKNHLEKHTLKKKQEIIQEERYLGVVIQNNQIALEKIEQKLYFGMHHFPNLKENLEYKLPFLGAIKHSHTKFKLNLNLYSAAIKDLKNPVRFYSLKDLETLPISSMTLKILNFLKQKNLFGG
- a CDS encoding DASS family sodium-coupled anion symporter; the protein is MIKQTLSIFAPFLIAALLYFLGAPDGLNPNAWLYFCIFMGMIIGLILEPVPSGLIALSALVLCIALKIGASSEVASANKAISWGLSGYANKTVWLVFVAFILGLGYEKSLLGKRIALLLIRFLGQTPLGLGYAISLSELCLAPFIPSNSARSGGILYPIVSSIPPLMGSTPNNNPNKIGAYLMWVALASTCITSSMFLTALAPNPLAMEIATKMGVNEISWFSWFLAFLPCGVVLILLVPLLAYKTCKPTLKGSKEVSLWAKKELESMGRFSLKEILMLSLTLLALLGWIFGKPLGLHASATALITMVLMAFCKIVSYEDIIKNKSAFNIFLLLGSLLTMAGGLKNVGFLNFIGNAAQNFLEHAHLDPLIAVLFIVALFYLSHYFFASITAHVSALFALFVGIGSHIQGVNLQELSLFLMLSLGIMGILTPYGTGPSTIYYGSGYIPSKDFWKLGFIFGFVYLIVFLSVCAPWVKFIAYRWL